Genomic DNA from Rhodothermales bacterium:
ACTCCGAACTACTGGCCAGATCGGACTCGCGGCCATGGTAGCGCTACTCGAGGAGGCCGCCGGATGAGAGGGCGCAAGATCCTGGAGGCAGGCTTCTGGACCGCTGGTCTTGTAGCCGTTGCTGCCGCAGACCCCGCGAGTGGCGGGCTGCTTTCGACGTGCCTGTTCGACCATCTGGGGGCCGCCATCGGACTCGACTTCTGCCCCGGATGTGGCCTGGGGCACGCCGTGGGCTACCTGGCGCGCGGACACGTGTCAGCAAGTTTGGCGGCTCACCCCCTGGCCGTGCCTGCCGTTCTGATTCTATCCTCCCACATCGTCGGCCTGATCCGGTCGGCTTCCACACAGAAAGCCTGATGTCAAAAGTCATCAAGTACATGCCCGAGCTGCGGGACGAAGAGCAGCTGCATGTCGCCGCCCTGTTCAAGGACATGAATGAAGAGCAGGCCGAACAGTTTGCCCGCGTCTATCGCCAGCGACGCAAGGAGGCCAATATTACGCTCGTCACGACCCTGCTGGGTCTCCTGAGTGTGGCCGGCGTGCAGCGATTCTATCTCGGGCAGATCTGGATGGGCGTGCTCTACTTCCTCACGGCCGGTCTGTGTGTCGTCGGGACCATCTACGATCTGGTGAACCACAAGTCACTGACGTACCAGTTCAACCAGAAGGAGGCCGAAGAGGTCGCCGATATCGTGATGGGCGCGTTCCCGGTGCGCCAGGCACTCACCGGAGGTGACGATGAGCAGGTGTAGCCTCCTGGCTCTGACCGTGTTTCTGCTTGCTGGATGCTCCCAGGACGGCAGTGACGTCACGTCGGCCATCCCTGAGGGCGGCACTCCGGACGAGTTGGCGCAGATCACGCTTCCGGACGGTTTTCGTATCGATGTGTACGCCAGTGGCGTCGTCAATGCACGGAGCATGACGCTCTCGGAGAACGGGACCCTTTTTGTCGGGACCAGGAGGGATGGTCGTGTCTGGGCCGTGCGGGACGAGGACGGAGATTTCCAGGCTGACGAGGTATTCGAGATCGATGCGGACCTGCAGATGCCCAACGGAGTCGCCATGCATGACGGCTCGCTCTATGTGGCTGAGGTTTCCCGGATCCTGCGCTACGACGACATCGAGAACCGGCTCGAGAATCCGCCCGATCCGGTTGTGGTCGTTGATAATCTGCCTACCGAGACCCACCACGGCTGGAAGTACATCGCCTTTGGCCCCGACGACATGCTGTACGTGCCGGTTGGTGCCCCCTGCAACATTTGCAACGAGCCTGAGCCGTTCGCGACGATTCTGCGCATGAATCCGGACGGGTCCGGCAGGGAGGTGGTAGCCCGCGGTGTGCGAAACACGGTCGGGTTCACCTGGCACCCAGAGTCCGGAGAACTCTGGTTCACGGACAACGGGCGCGATCATCTCGGCGACAACCTTCCGCCGTGCGAATTGAATCGTTTGACGGAGGTGGGACAGCATTTCGGTTATCCGCATTTCCACGGCGATGCCCTCGCTGACCCGGAATTCGGAGAGGGGCACCAGCCTTCCGATTTCATCGCGCCCGTGCAGAACCTGGGGCCGCATGTGGCGCCGCTGGGCATGGAGTTCTATACCGGCACGCAGTTTCCTGAAGCCTATGGGGGGCGGGCATACATCGCCGAGCACGGCTCCTGGAACCGGTCCGAGAAGATTGGCTACCGGGTAACCATGGTGACCCTGGACGAGCGCGGCGAGGCCACTGCGTACGAGCCGTTCGCCGAGGGCTGGCTACAGGGGGAGGACAACTGGGGCAGGCCGGTGGATCTGGAACACCTGCCGGATGGATCCCTGCTGGTTTCCGATGACCAGCGCGGGCGCATTTACCGGATCAGCTACACCGGTTGAGGTCGTGCCGAAGACCGCTGGTCAGCGGAGCACGGTGATTGGTTTGGCGTGTCGCGTTGTTCCTTCGGCGACCAGCAGGTAGGCCCCTGAAGGCAGTCCGTTCGTATCAATGCGAAACACGTGCTCGCCGGCCGCGAGCAAGCTCCTGTGCACTTCGCGGACCTCGCGTCCCAACGCATCCACCAGGTAGACACGGACCGGAGTCGCCTGCCCCGTCTCAAGGGTCACGGATGCTGATCCGGTGGCAGGATTCGGGTAGACGGACCGGACGCTGAAGCCGCCGGGCAGCTCCTGGCCTGACTCGGCAGATGTGCTCGCTGACCCGAACGCCCCCCATGAGGCATCAAGGGCGTAGCGCGCCTCCTTGATCGGGCTGACACTGGTGACGATCAGTGTCACGTCGATGAAGTTGCCGGTCAACCTGAAGCTCTGCCGCGAAGGAGGTACGTCGTGCCACTCCAGCGAGCCGTCTTCACGCGTCGCCACGACACGGCCACGCAGTCGGGTCCGGATATCGTCCAGGATTCCCGGCTGGATCGCAACGACCACCGGCGGAGCGTAGGCGTCGAAGTCCAGCGTCAGGTTCGCCAGCTCGTCGAAGTGGATGTAATGCACGGCGCCGCCTTCGACCGAAATGCGGTCTTCCGGGCTGGCCTCGGGTGTGGTCTCCGCCGTCGTGGTTTCGATGCGGAAATCGGGAGTCACCACAAGCGGGGCACTGAAGGAGCGCGTATACCCGAATCGCTCATCGACCGCTGGATCGTCCACAAGATTGGCGGTGTGGAAGTCTGCGATGACCGCAGCAAGGGGTCGCCCTGCACGGGTCACCACCGAGTCGACGCCGGCCGCCCCCTTGCGCTCGTTTCGAACCACCTCGCCCGGCAGGCTCGGATCGAGTTGGTCGGCTATGTACGAAAAGAAAAGCCGCCCCCTGTCATAATCCCGCCCGACGCCGTCTTCGTTGATGTCGCGCCAGGAGAACAGCCCGCGCTTGTGCTCGGTCGGCAGCGCGAGGTAACCGAAGGTGTCGGACGTGTAGCCGTTCACCACCATGCCATACTCCGCGACCCCCTCGGAGATAAAGGTCTCCGGGTCAAACTCGTAGTTGAAGTGGATCAAGTGCACGTACTCGTGCGCAATCAGCCTGGGCATGAACGACACGGACTGCAGTACGTCCAGATGCAGCACATCCCGGCCATTCCCCGGCTGGTCCGCGGTGAGGTCTGACGGGTGCACGAACCCGCCCACGTTTGCGTTGTCGATGTCGTAGAACAGGAAGTCCACGATGCCGTCCCCATCCACGTCCGGGGGTGTGCCGAACACGTCGTGCGCGTTCGCCATGACACCCTGGGTGGTGGAAATCGAGCCTGTCGGGGTACGCACGACCATGGCCTCGCGGATGGCTGCGAGCTCCGAATCCTGCATCTGCCCCAGATTGGCCACCTCCACCCACGCGTAATAGAGATCCGTCTTGTCCCGGAGCTCAAATTCCCGGTTCGCCCACGAGTTGCTGGACCACAAATAGACCCGGAAGGACTGCCGGTCCCCAATATCCGGCGGGCTCATACCCTTGCGTGCCGGGGCGATTCCCGCCCTTCGCTCCGCTTTGAGGGCCTCGATGGCAGGGGCAAAGCGCTCAGCACCCAGGAGGTTGCCGCACAGGTGCGCCGCCGACTGAGCGCCGGCCGTCTGCACCAGGAGCAGCAATCCTATCGCCGGGAGCAGGTGCCTCACTTCAGCAGCGTCAGCTGTTTGGTCATACGTTCGCCCGCCGCCTCCAGCACGTAGAGGTACGTTCCGCTGGGAAGGCGATCTGCGCTAAACCGCACCGTGTGCTCTCCGGCGGGGAAGGCGCCGTCTGCCACCGTCGCCACGCGACGTCCCAGTAGATCCACGACGAACAGCCTCACATCCGTGGACTGAGGCAGGCTGAATGCGATGTTGGTGACCGGATTGAACGGGTTCGGGTAGTTCTGGTCGAGCGCCACCCGACTCGGAAGTTCCGGAGCGTCTTCGGTCGGTGTCGCCTGGCCGAACGCGGCCCAGGAAGCATCGTAGTTGTACCGGGTCACGAAGGTGCGCCCGGGCTTCTTGTTGGCCACGACCACCCGGGCCTTGAAGTAGTTGCCCGGAAACACCTGTTCGCCTTCCTGCGGGTCCAGGGGCTGCGTGCTCCAGGTACCCATCTCATCCTGGAAAAAGATGCGACCTCCAATGGACTCTCTGGCAGCCGGCAGGATGACAGGGGCAGCGGCCGCATCGAACGAGATGCGCAGATCCGCAACGTTCTTGAACTCGAAATAGGCCGCGGCTCCGCTTTCCACACCCGGCAATTCACCATCCGCAAAGGGAGGTGTGTCCCCAGCGGATCCGCCTCCATAGGTGACGGGAATAGTCGCCCTTGCCCCGGAGGCTTCCACCTGCGAGCTGTAGACAAACGCAGCGCCAAGGCGCGCGTCATTCACCAGGTTGGCAGCATGGTAATTCATTACGACCTCAGCCAGCGAGGAGCCCGCGGCGGTAAGCACGGAATCGATGCCGTCTGCGCCCTTGTAGGGGTTGGCGGCAATTGCCGAAACGGTCTCGGGAGAGAATTGCTCACCGATGTAGCGCATGAAAAGCTCCGCCCTGGCGTAGTCCCGCACAATACTCGATCCCTGTCCCCAGGAGAAGAGCGGCTTTTCCGTCTCCTCCGTGATGCCGAGGAAGCCGTACCGGGAACGTCCGAGGCCGTTCACAATCGTCAGGTATTCGGCGATGCCTTCCGAGATGAAGGT
This window encodes:
- a CDS encoding DUF2752 domain-containing protein; amino-acid sequence: MRGRKILEAGFWTAGLVAVAAADPASGGLLSTCLFDHLGAAIGLDFCPGCGLGHAVGYLARGHVSASLAAHPLAVPAVLILSSHIVGLIRSASTQKA
- a CDS encoding TM2 domain-containing protein, whose translation is MSKVIKYMPELRDEEQLHVAALFKDMNEEQAEQFARVYRQRRKEANITLVTTLLGLLSVAGVQRFYLGQIWMGVLYFLTAGLCVVGTIYDLVNHKSLTYQFNQKEAEEVADIVMGAFPVRQALTGGDDEQV
- a CDS encoding sorbosone dehydrogenase family protein, which produces MSRCSLLALTVFLLAGCSQDGSDVTSAIPEGGTPDELAQITLPDGFRIDVYASGVVNARSMTLSENGTLFVGTRRDGRVWAVRDEDGDFQADEVFEIDADLQMPNGVAMHDGSLYVAEVSRILRYDDIENRLENPPDPVVVVDNLPTETHHGWKYIAFGPDDMLYVPVGAPCNICNEPEPFATILRMNPDGSGREVVARGVRNTVGFTWHPESGELWFTDNGRDHLGDNLPPCELNRLTEVGQHFGYPHFHGDALADPEFGEGHQPSDFIAPVQNLGPHVAPLGMEFYTGTQFPEAYGGRAYIAEHGSWNRSEKIGYRVTMVTLDERGEATAYEPFAEGWLQGEDNWGRPVDLEHLPDGSLLVSDDQRGRIYRISYTG
- a CDS encoding T9SS type A sorting domain-containing protein; amino-acid sequence: MRHLLPAIGLLLLVQTAGAQSAAHLCGNLLGAERFAPAIEALKAERRAGIAPARKGMSPPDIGDRQSFRVYLWSSNSWANREFELRDKTDLYYAWVEVANLGQMQDSELAAIREAMVVRTPTGSISTTQGVMANAHDVFGTPPDVDGDGIVDFLFYDIDNANVGGFVHPSDLTADQPGNGRDVLHLDVLQSVSFMPRLIAHEYVHLIHFNYEFDPETFISEGVAEYGMVVNGYTSDTFGYLALPTEHKRGLFSWRDINEDGVGRDYDRGRLFFSYIADQLDPSLPGEVVRNERKGAAGVDSVVTRAGRPLAAVIADFHTANLVDDPAVDERFGYTRSFSAPLVVTPDFRIETTTAETTPEASPEDRISVEGGAVHYIHFDELANLTLDFDAYAPPVVVAIQPGILDDIRTRLRGRVVATREDGSLEWHDVPPSRQSFRLTGNFIDVTLIVTSVSPIKEARYALDASWGAFGSASTSAESGQELPGGFSVRSVYPNPATGSASVTLETGQATPVRVYLVDALGREVREVHRSLLAAGEHVFRIDTNGLPSGAYLLVAEGTTRHAKPITVLR
- a CDS encoding T9SS type A sorting domain-containing protein, whose translation is MYKNQLLTAFAVLMLLTVVDARGQHAGHDLPGHVCGTDATSPEALEALANFRQARERGDLAIARKSASPPDIGDQRPFKVSEDSWVEMDFELIDKEDGLYYLWAEVGEIASGRITADVIAELRSALVESTPGSIINENAGVIANNEAVLGPPPDYDGDGVTDVLMYDIDPGSDGGSFVAGYVHSADINPNASPGIGNQADILYLDSNQGIRNGTTPGTAAHEYAHLIHFATGFDNQTFISEGIAEYLTIVNGLGRSRYGFLGITEETEKPLFSWGQGSSIVRDYARAELFMRYIGEQFSPETVSAIAANPYKGADGIDSVLTAAGSSLAEVVMNYHAANLVNDARLGAAFVYSSQVEASGARATIPVTYGGGSAGDTPPFADGELPGVESGAAAYFEFKNVADLRISFDAAAAPVILPAARESIGGRIFFQDEMGTWSTQPLDPQEGEQVFPGNYFKARVVVANKKPGRTFVTRYNYDASWAAFGQATPTEDAPELPSRVALDQNYPNPFNPVTNIAFSLPQSTDVRLFVVDLLGRRVATVADGAFPAGEHTVRFSADRLPSGTYLYVLEAAGERMTKQLTLLK